ctcccctgctcattcacgatggtgcgagaaggcggatgggtagagttcaaggttacatgtgcctcctgtcaccgatcgtacacttgggaaacaactgccagggtgaacagagctcacgtcatcaacctcctgctggcagctgcatcactcttttctggcggatgccttacgcagaacctccgttttctgtcgctcctgaacatcgcaataccaagccacagcgtttgcctctaccaacaaagagaatacttacatggtgtgagtgttaatatttactcataaacttggaaaatgtgagtaaaagcttggcacactaattgaataacaacatttagaaacaattttttttttgaaatgaaaatatgtcatccttcaagcaaaatatattataattcaaaattctgattcttcatcataatatagcacaaaaagggggaagaggattctacattcttagactaatgataatgatacaaattaatcttgtataatgaagttttacaatatattacagtgtattgctgagcagtacaccctgcataacgagggattgatggcatcATTCGATTGATGGCAGCattcgattgggagcttgatttggcaggtgacggtagatgcgatagtccggggcattgcgcactatacagagcctacactatgatggatcagagctgcggtttaatagtcagcagccatcttgtcaaggtaaaactttgacagtttttacttcacagcctgacaaaaacccaaattttttagtagttatcaatacataaacatgaagttgctcatctagctaaatagttcattcaaataatgtgaaagtaattgttggtcgtaactttctttactttgcagtcaacagagaccaccagctctaacaccatggagctgaaaggcttcaagcgatgccagtccgatctaatttcccacggcctgagagtgaggtccattacaacggatgttgttacaaaggttgtgtgcatactgcaagcttgtgttttggcttatgccgcaaatttgtcgccgtgagcgacggcctctacctgcatgcttggtgtctaagattcgggctcttttcccaccaacggatgatgaagaagagtttgcagacttgcaaacaagatttgcggcataaaccaaaacacaagattgcggtatgcacacaaccttttccgagcatttggcgatggctctccaaatgggaatagattatctaccaaaacaactattgaaaaacaataattgctgatcatcaaaataatctcgatctttatataataaaatcataaaactaatacactctctactgtagtaagtgtacaagccaaatataccagttctccttgtgttccacgagtccagaatatgtgtgttcaagtgatgcattaaatgtgtaacacaagaattgtagataatgcttgacacattagcatagccttggtgttgttggcattaaatgaatatccaactcactatgatatcgcaggtaattattccacctcaactcaaggggtgcagacgccacaaattcgtttacaccaggatgcatacgcaggcattcatgctcccctcggtcaaggagacaatgcgaaaactcagcataatggcagcacaaacattcaggaagagatggcatgtcttgacaacgctcgcaggcacaccactctgtagccggtggtattagctcctaaagaaatgaacagatatgtctatgcaaccatagctaatacatcaggtcgatgttatccaacagtatatcagtgcagcactagatttaaatattaaaattgttaatgttgtcattcgagaaaaatctgtaattattttttcgcaatattgaagcgataattatcatcattaaaatcatatataataatattcgttctatcactctcaagctaaaactattactactagctagcttggcacataagagctggctagtggcggtgcttacttgctgggaggtttgattctgttgaggatcttcttcagatagagcgtcaggctcgaaacgccagggtcttaactcttcagaatttgacattttttatgatcgcaactcagacatgaatagtcgaacggaatggccaagccgaaactgtaaagtagcgagcatctatatttgatacggggtcttaggtaaaacccgaagtgattatcataaactattgctacgataagtttgatattgagctttttattggcctttcaattcacgcgagaacatcacgtgacaagacaataaccatacagcgcggataggtcatcgaaatcaagagattccaatctacggcggctttttgtttttgagcttttaagagcttttaatcacatttccacatatttggcacctaccacacaacagagtaaaacatggcgaatcttttgataccaaataactgtgatgtgaattttgttgcaagtcaacctttaaagttacatgtatgtgattgacatgaaatattttcattatgAAGGTTAATCATTGCACATTGATAGCTTGTTTCCTATCGCAGTAAGCTAGCATTTATTTTAGATATCAGACATCTGGTCCATCTTTTGTGATTACATATAAAAACTAGCATGCGGTTGTGAAAAAAATTGCCCCACATGCTAAGAGCAATAGGTTGCATCAGTTTTTTCCATCATGATCTCCTGCGACACAGTTATTGTTGCGCACCAATCTCTCTCAGTTAACAGGATTCACTCCAAGGTGCTGCAATATTATGTTTTCTGTATGAATAAAATAAGGAGTGATGATGagattttaattaaataacacTATGAATGTGCTGGGTGGTAAGCTCCAGAACGTTTACCTGGATATTCATACCAGATATTCACTGTTGATATTCACCAGATATTCTGTATATTCGTGCTGTAACAGCTCTGTATATCCATGCTGTAGCATCTCTGTATATCCATGTTGTAACAGCTTTGTATATCCGTGCAGTAACAGCTCTGTATATCCATGCTGTTAAAGCTAGGTAACATATTTTGCAAGTTTTTGCATTTTGTGAAGAGTTCAAACATGGAATGGCAAAGACTGAAAGTGTTGATTTCTAAGTACATTGTCTATCCACAACAGAAGCAATCAACGTGGCACTAGTTTTTATCTCTTATGAGTAATGTTACTTTTTATTTGGAGTTATCTcatgttaccaagtttattaCAATGCTAGTAAAAACATgagtaaatgaaataaaatttacaatagTTCTCACTCTAGGCTAGAGCAACATGAAATATTCGAATATGAACTCACTTGACCTCGTCTTTAAGCATATATGAATGACCTCGTCTTTAAGCAATTATGAATATCACCTCAAGTGATTGCCATTGCATTTCTACACACAACATTGGCATCATTGTTTTAGCATTGAGGAAGATTTTGTATCATGGAGAGAGAGGTTTTGGCCGGCGGTCTGTGAGAGGTTTGGAATAGAAGCTACTGGTGAGGATGTTAGTTTAAGGCAGTTTACACTGACTCTTCATGAGCAGACCCTTGCACCAGAAAAGATATTCCATGGCGAGCCAGCTCGACTCAACTCATTTAAGACCCAGAAACCGTAAGCAGCTTTTGTGTAAATTAACTTTTTGCTAGAAAAAAACTTCTCAGACATTAAACATGAAAGCTGAGATAGCTGCTGCTTTTGAGTCTAGTTACTGTCAAGGCcagttatatatgtagttattgAGCATTGAGCTGGAGTGAATGGAATGGCATGTGTTGCTTATCAAGTTATCTACATACCATTGTTAAATGAGACGAAACCACGCCGATTAAACATTTGCCATGCTGCGTATGAAAAATGAAACAGCTTTCAAtcttattactgttattattcaattattattCACTTAAAGCATGTATTCAATGTacatcattatttttattattacgtTCTATTGATGTTGGACATCGGTGAATTAAGAGTTAGCCGGGGATTAAGCTCCTTGTTTGGACTTTTCTGCTACATGGTGCGTGAGGAGTCATTTGCTCATCACAACTCTTTCGAGTGACTCCTCCCATCttttgttttttcttgttaGTCATCTTTGGTATTGCATATAAAGTTCACTTTAAgagtacagtgaaactcggataaatcgccctcggatatatcgaacacatggttaacacgaatggatttgcttggtcggttcccacgcaatgataaatggctttagataactcgactgaaactgttaactcgaacagttttttcccaagcggctaccgagacggttgttactatcgctttagaatatgactttattccaagccatagagataaacatcgacttttagtagttcttaggccttgttattaccaacatcggccaatattttcattaacgacttttctaaaggtttgcaaaaatcaaattttaccaaacatccgcttagcgataagccctccgaatGCAAGAAAAGcaaggtaaaatttggataactttaaagtaatatcggcaaaattgataatgggtttttaatagtaaagcagttttgtaataactgacttactgcaaaattgatcttggttaaaacgctcggtagaaaaatacgtatgtattttttctgagcgttttaaccgcgatcaagttttgccaattttaatctgagaacgtcatggcagtcacatcacctaaagcaacaaacaaatctcaagtgatagaaaaatatctatactttctgattaaaaatatttaaaacttcacacgagagaccctttaacttgcaacaagcaatctatgcttttgattgatatatagtttgtatatgtacatgtatctactgataaatacgtgcacttacgattgtcctgataacttgaacgctctaattaCTCGAACACTTcagctcggtcccttgaagtttgagttatccgtgtttcactgtatatgtttTCTAGACAGCATCAAACACAATGCGCCATTTAATTTTTAGGCCGTTTGATGCAAAGAATCCCTTCATGGCTCAAGTTAGTGTGAACAAAGAGCTGCACAAGGGTGGAGAGAGGTCATGCATGCATATAGAGCTAGACATCACTGGCTCTAAGATACGGTATGAAGCGGGAGACCATGTGGCTGTGTATCCCGTGAACGACTCAGAGCTCGTTGAAAAGATTGGCGAAAGGCTTGGGGTAGACCTGGACACAGTCTTTTCGTTAGACAATATCGATGGTGAGTGTCTAGCAGCATTCCAGCAGCCTACTGAGCTAAGGCAATGGATGGAAAATGTTTGGTAAGGTCGGGTGAATAGGCACAAGAGTAGATGATACTGCTACCCCTATCATTCGACTTGATTATAAgtaaacttgaaataaaaaggATTATCTGAAGTACTTGTTTTAAACTGCCACTCTCTTCGTTCATAAGCCTTTGTAATTAATGAATGAAAACTAGTTCATGCTCATTTGATGCATTGAAATGAGTGGTTCTCATTGGATAGATTACAACTTCCATGGTAATTCTTTCTGAATTCAActtcatttgagattgtttcaAGAGGAATCACATATCCGTCATTAATAGAAGGTGAATTGTCAATCAATGTTTGACATAGTAGAAATGGTAAAGTGCAGTATGGATgtcaaaactttttatttttgttacacTAGCAGTTTTAAATATACCATTTTTTGCCAATCATAGAAAAATTGTacattttttaaccttttcttAATAGTGTaaagaggtggcgttcaaatagaggctgacattgtatttttcaaatagcttttcAGAATTTTTGAGAagctaaatttaacccttttattgGCAAAGCGAATTGCGCGTATAATTTGCACTCTCCTCCTTTTGGTTGcgataaatctgctaactcacctcgaacttgtcaaagatattttaataaatatgcattgagaaactgagaaatatctctaccagttgatatctattgcttgcaactaACCAGTGATGAAATTATAGCTTGTGCCTTGCTTTgtaatttgttggagctttaaattttttatttcattctaaatttgaaggcatatttccGTTGTATGATTATATTTAACACTGTTGTGTAAAAATTCATTgcacttattgatatgtttactacagtttgcagctaaaactggctttttatgtacaatagaagaggagttaggCACATCAATCCATTGTGAGCCAAGTTAAGATAACTGTAAGGATGCTAtctaataatatgctataaacatgcaaatttaaaagttatataataataatttatcaaatgctacaaatgaatattcaagaacaagtgacataaataaaccatatttaaaatatatgcaaaaacaaaattaacaaacctgaaacaaaaatatttgcatcgtttgctcagccagttgcgtCCGGGTTGTTGcattcgatggaacgaacatcacCTTCTGGCTGCTCAATACCTTCCACGatacaatgtcttctgacctcaaccttTCTTCTGCGcagctgaactagtcgatattattgttcaaattttttatagccgagcaaaacttttacactttGCGTTTCGCACAAATATTGATTAACTTTTAGCCGGATAGGCGCTatgcacaacttttagcctattACTAGTCGCTCATATatcatcgtaaatttaaaccatttttcctatacatgtacattaaagtAGCAAAGCCGCattgaacaaggaactactattaacctgatacagttactaattatttctatggtgttgcttttaagaattttaacgcaaaactgtaaagcttcgaagttagaaaacggacttcgatacgaacagaaacaacgaaagaattatttattattgatgtaacttAGTAATTCTTAGTACGatttttgtggacacttctactgatcacttgctactATGGGTTTGTGAAGATCAAAgaatatcaaataatataataatatgcactcaaataaagggtgacgctgtatttttcaaccctcctATGGTGATGGTCAAAttgaagtggcgttcaaatgaaggtggcgttcaattagaggttttacggtaatgaGATGATTGAAATGTTGGTCAATATGGGGCTTGAACCcataacattcagcttattgGACCGATgttctaaccaactgagctaatcagaGAATAAGACTGCTTTGAGATGGACAGACagccaataataatataaatggtGATACTGGTTATTCGTTTGTGTTGGTAGTGCTATAATTAGCGACAGGTGTGGCCACTGGCCAGTTAATGCTTCTGTTTTCCTACGTAAATCCGAAAGTCATTATCTGCTTGTGCCAAGAAAAAAGACAGCCTATCATTTATGTGGCTATATGTTGGCAGAAGAAGCAAGCAAAAAGCATCCATTCCCTAATCCGTGTTCATACAGAACAGCACTAACTCATTACCTCGACATTACAAGCCGTCCAAGAACTCACATTCTCAAGGACCTGGCTGAGTATTGCTCTGACTCAACCGATAAAGAAAAGTTGCTCCTTATGTCCTCTTCAACGGATGAAGGCAAGGTACTGCCTATAGTCAACTGATATCCCACTTCGAATTGTGATGCAATATAGTTTAAATATTAATTCGATTGTTACAAGTAGCGATGATcattacattattattacatCTGCTAAGTGAATCTTGAAGGCTATTAAAAGTATTGATCACACGGGCAAGAAATTTTTCAAGATCTTTTGCTTTCCTAATCAAATTAGCTATTTCCCACCAAGTTTTATGTGCTGGACCCAAATATCACCTCAAAAAAGACTGACCAGCTCTCATTTTTGAGATATAATAAATTCAAAAATACGGGTTTTATGACAAGATTAAATTAAACATTAATTGTCTGTTAAAAGAAGGGATGAACATTGTTGTCACTTCTATTAGGTGAATTATGAAGGATATTGATAATAAACACCTTGTTACACTGGTGTCATATGAGATGctgttattttatgttataagattttttataaaattataaacatttttgcATGAGAGGCCCTTCAACTTACAAGCGATCTAtgtttttgatatatatatatatatatatatatatatatatacagtgaaattcggataactcaaacttcaagggaccgagcaaaagtgttcgaattatcagagcgttcaagttatcagagcactgtcacaagtccatgtatttacttatttattagtagatacatgtacatatacaatctgtaatataaatcaaaagcacaaatggcttgtttcaaattaaatgcttctaatgtaaagtttaaaacgtttttatcaaaaagtatagagatttttctatcacttgagattggttcgttgtttgaggtgatgttattgctgggacgttttttagattgacattggcaaaacttaatcgttgttgaaatgctcaaaagaaaagacatctttttcttttgagcgttttacccacgatcaattttgccgatttttcttgaagtttatgcaaagattacctcactttacctcgcttccgaagggcgatcgctacgcggatgtttggtataaatcaaatttcaccaaacctttagaaaagtcgttgacaaaaatattttgccgatggtggtaataacgacgcttatgaattacgaaaagttgaggtttacctctatggcttggaataaagtgattttctaaagcgatagcaaccgtttcggtagccgttgggcaaaaaacagttcgaattaacagtgttgagttcgagttatatagagccatttatcattgcgtgggaacggaccaagcaaatccattcgagttaaccatgtgttcgctatatccgagggcgagttatccatgtttcactgtatatatatagtttgtatatatagtttgtatatgtacatgtatttactgataaatacatgcacttatgacagtgctctgataacttgaacgctctgataactcgaacatttTTATTCgatcccgtgaagtttgagttatccgagtttgactgtatattcaGTTAGAGAAGTGTAACTGTGTACAGTGAAATGTTTTGCATAATATTTGCTAGCATAATGTTTTTAAGATCAGTGTGTTGACTGTATTAAGTAGTAtacttgtattttattatagaaaGCCTACCACGAGTTTATCTTGGATGATCATCGGCACATTCTAGCAATACTAGAAAGCATACCTAGTTTGCTGCCACCACTAGACCACCTCTGTGAACTGCTGCCAAGGCTGCACGCTCGTTATTATTCTATTTCATCCTCTCCCAAGGTTTGTAGCCAGAGCTCCATAACTTACAAGTCAGCTGAATTTGGACAgttttataagttatattcaTGTTTGTTTTGCTGGTACACTAATAATCTTACACCGGTGTGTGAGACAGCCTATGTTGGTATGTTGTACGACTGTACGGACAGGCTTTTAACACATTCTTTTTTTTTTGAATGTCTTTTTGGTGCCTATTAGTGTGCTATTCACAATATCCTTCTGACCATTGCATTTGTTTTCGCGTTTTATCGAtcaaatgtttataaatattcACACTTGAGTTACGTACATACGGGTTAGTCTTTGTGGTATCTATGCTTCCGGTGATGTAGCCAGCATAAATACACCCTACTGCTAAGTGAATATTATATGTAGACTGACTAAATACACCTTACTGCTAGGTGAATATTATATTTAGACTAACTAAATACACCTTACTGCTAGGTGAATATTATATTTAGACTGACTAAATACACTTTACTGCTAGGTGAATATTATATTTAGACTGACTAAATACACCTTACTGCTAGGTGAATATTATATGTAGACTGACTAAATACACTTTACTGCTAGGTGAATATTATATTTAGACTGACTAAATACACCTTACTGCTAGGTGAATATTATATTTAGACTGACTAAATACACTTTACTGCTAGGTGAATATTATATTTAGACTGACTAAATACACCTTACTGCTAGGTGAATATTATATGTAGACTGACTAAATACACTTTACTGCTAGGTGAATATTATATTTAGACTGACTAAATACACCTTACTGCTAGGTGAATATTATATGTAGACTGACTAAATACACCTTACTGCTAGGTGAATATTATATTTAGACTAACTAAATACACCTTACTGCTAGGTGAATATTATATGTAGACTGACTAAATACACCTTACTGCTAGGTGAATATTATATTTAGACTAACTAAATACACCTTACTGCTAGGTGAATATTATATTTAGACTGACTAAATACACTTTACTGCTAGGTGAATATTATATTTAGGCTGACTAAATACACCTTACTGCTAGGTGAATATTATATTTAGACTAACTAAATACACCTTACTGCTAGGTGAATATTATATTTAGACTGACTAAATACACTTTACTGCTAGGTGAATATTATATTTAGACTGACTAAATACACCTTACTGCTAGGTGAATATTATATTTAGACTAACTAAATACACCTTACTGCTAGGTGAATATTATCTTTAGACTGACTAAATACACTTTACTGCTAGGTGAATATTATCTTTTATGGTTTgaaatggtgagatatgttgtTCGTAGGAGCATCCTACATCTATACATATCACGGCTGTTCTTGTTGACTATGAGACGAGAATTGGTGTGGCAATGAAAGGTGTAGCAACAAGATATCTCTCAACTAGACTGCCTATTGAATCCCTAAAGCCCACTGTGCCCATTTATGTAAGTTGCTGAGGCTCCTTTTGAACAggttaaagtacatgtataagttAAAGTTGTCAGAGTCTAATGTTAGAATGTGGTCCATTTGAAAGTTTTGTGAACGTTTAAATTGTTCACATATCTCCTATTTTACTGATGCATCCCATGTTATagtattgtttataaatattgatgatAGACTGAGCATTCACTAAACTAATACGCTTTTAATATAACAAAGCCGCTCTAAAAATAACGttgattattttttgtgtaacaAAAAGACTAGTTATCTCATGTTAGGTGACGGTTTTGCTACAAGTATGataaaagtacatgtagatgaaggtATTCAAAAGCTTGCATATTAATTCTATCAGATAAGTAATTGGTTTCCATGTTATTGATAGAATAAAGATTTGACTTTTGacagttttataaataaaaaacaagcgGTTGTAAAGTTAAATTTTATAGCAGTATTAAAAGTATAATTTTAAGTAATAAACATTTTGTTGTACTCAAACCATGTTCTGAGGTGATtctttattatttcattttaaacaaggAAACTGTGTTTCCTAATTTTTACAGACTAAATTGCTCTCTTTCATCTAATCATGGCGCTAtgatgtttaaaatataatagttTACTTGGTCAGCAAGGAAGCAAAACCAAGAAAGGTACTTTGCCAGTCATTACAAAAAGCCGTCACCCGTGCAGTGGGGTTTTTTTAATATCGTCCCATGTTCCATGACATAgtgtttaaataattttagctaCATACTTATATTTTGcgtacaaaattatttttgtataataaatttattttcgtataataaatttattttcgtTTAAAACAAATCATTATGTTGCAAACCATGCATAAGCACAACATGAACGTTATTTTTATTATGCTGATGGAAATAAGAAAGATTTCAAAACACTGAAGTTATATTTTGTGGATCACTTTGATTGGTCATTATAAACTTTACATACAAGGTTAAATATTGGACACAAAAGCGCATCTTATTTGGCAGCAAATGTATCAATGACAGAAGAATTCTATAAATTAGCTTTAATACGCCTAAACTTGTCGTTTGGCCCATTTCTTGCGTGAAGCAAAAAGGTGTAGAcattaaaaagattttaatagcaatttctgtacaaaataaatatagtgtACATTCCTGCGCTGGACCCAACGAGCAGTATTATAGTCTATGAATAGTTACATCAGATATTTAGTGACGAAACGATGTCTATATTGGGTTACTGTGATTGATGTCATTGCTTTCTTTTTCTTGGACTACAGTCAAAACACGCATTTCTGCGGCCACAAGCAGTGTCTTTTTATTGCAACCCACGTCTTTGCTTTTGTTCTTCGTGGTTTATACCAGGTGCTAATTGATTTCCAACCTATTTTACGGTAATTACTAACCGATTGCACTTGCAGGTTAGGAAATCACAATTCAGGCTACCATTCCGTTCAACCACTCCAGTTATTATGGTCGGTCCTGGCACTGGATTGGCTCCTTTCAGGGGTTTCATCCAGAGCAGAGATAATGAGAGAAAGCAAGGTTTGTATCTATCAGTTGGGTGTATACACTTATACACTTTACTCTTGTTTAACCTTGCTAGCAAGAAACATTTTagacctttaaaggttgacttgcaacaaaattcacattacagttatttggtatcaaaaggctcaccatgttttactctgctgtgtcgtaggtgcaaaatatgtggaaatgtgattgcaagctcttgaaagctcaaaaatgaacagttaatcgcagccatcacgaaaacgccgtagatcggaatcagtttatttctctgacgtagtcattacatttggttattgttttttcacgtgatgttctcatgaaattgaaaggccaataaaaggctcaatataaaacttctcgtagcactagtttatgacaaacacttcgggttttactgaagatctcgtatcaaatatagatgttcgctacgtaacagttttgtttcggcttggtctaatcatctagttgtaatctgatcatgtgacccatacttcgcgaataatttctgcagcatttttcgattatcacaggtgaccaacaggctcgtcatgtttatcagacaatgatatagagtccttcgagctaaggttaaaaaattaaacgaatttttacggtaagttataggatatcagtgctgaaagtgacagcataaCTATGACGATGAAATAAATGCGTgaagacaatagacatggttttattgaatgcgtgaagtatatttgtgaaaatatatcgatgaatgaggttgcattaaagtgtaaacagaagcacatcgtgtttaactacgtcccatttgagccgttttagagagggattccaacctacggcgttttcgtgatggctgcgattaaatgtgtgttttttagttttcaagagcttgtaatcacatttccacatattttacccctacaacacagcagagtaagacatggtgaaccttttgataccaaataactgaaatgtgaattttgttgcaagtcaaccgttGAGGTTACTATTATTTACATCATGACTTGTTATCATTAcaattaatatcattattaccTGCAAGCTTATAGTGTTGAACATCTCTTTAATTCTGTGAATGTgataaccatagatatagtaaaccctagattgtcgaatagctatcattacaatggagcaaaagtgaggcacATACggtaattggctgttgttttcacgacgttacgttgCAGTGATatgcatcacagcatcagagccttcaattcagcaatgagtttagtagtgaaagcatgcttgtcatgctagttttcaagtcataaacgtaacaataagaccaaattcttggtgaaatgtcatcaTAGAAGACTACAAAACCCCATGTATAttctgaattgcccataacaagacagaacttcaactcaaaacaagaagttaccaacaatatcataagctatctatgcgaattaaagacaccaagcggaaagctgctagtggaaaataataggaaaaccatcattggttttgagtc
Above is a window of Watersipora subatra chromosome 3, tzWatSuba1.1, whole genome shotgun sequence DNA encoding:
- the LOC137392268 gene encoding NADPH--cytochrome P450 reductase-like, whose product is MADEASETVTGDDSMFSMLDLFVISGVVGFCVYWFFIRTKKKPEFTEIKRLQPLTVQRTQSYDPSFIGKMKKTGRNVVIFYGSQTGTAEEFAGRLAKDCNRYGMKGMAADPEEFDMDDLQLLKDVDNGLVIFVMATYGEGDPTDNAHELYEWLQSDQDLEGVNYAVFGLGNKTYEQYNAMALFVDERMEKLQATRVFECGLGDDDSNIEEDFVSWRERFWPAVCERFGIEATGEDVSLRQFTLTLHEQTLAPEKIFHGEPARLNSFKTQKPPFDAKNPFMAQVSVNKELHKGGERSCMHIELDITGSKIRYEAGDHVAVYPVNDSELVEKIGERLGVDLDTVFSLDNIDEEASKKHPFPNPCSYRTALTHYLDITSRPRTHILKDLAEYCSDSTDKEKLLLMSSSTDEGKKAYHEFILDDHRHILAILESIPSLLPPLDHLCELLPRLHARYYSISSSPKEHPTSIHITAVLVDYETRIGVAMKGVATRYLSTRLPIESLKPTVPIYVRKSQFRLPFRSTTPVIMVGPGTGLAPFRGFIQSRDNERKQGKRIGDMILYFGCRKMAEDYIYQDEIEKYEQDGTLTRVHLAFSRDQQDKVYVQHLMNKNKEEIWTVLEEGGHIYVCGDARNMARDVHKCLIDVITGVGNKSSQEAEDYIKRLQQKGRYAQDVWS